From the genome of Papaver somniferum cultivar HN1 chromosome 2, ASM357369v1, whole genome shotgun sequence, one region includes:
- the LOC113351510 gene encoding probable xyloglucan endotransglucosylase/hydrolase protein 26 produces the protein MARNSQAILLALFVCLIGFDHQHSLVVEANFWDTTFINWGAHHASVYNNGDDMQLVLDKSAGSGIESKKEYLFGSVEMQIKLVSGNSAGTVTAYYLSSKGDKHDEIDFEFLGNVSGKPYIMHTNVFAEGVGNKEQQFYPWFDPTTDFHNYTIHWNPSEIVWFIDSIPIRVFRNYEFLGIKYPNKQGMKAYSSLWNADDWATRGGLDKIDWNKAPFSARLRKFSPRACTWFGQGSISYCNSKDKWYTSSEYSSLNEAQKGQMKWVRDKYMIYDYCKDGKRFNWNVPRECFLQQS, from the exons ATGGCAAGGAATTCACAAGCAATTTTGTTGGCTCTCTTTGTCTGTTTGATTGGTTTTGATCATCAACACTCTCTGGTTGTTGAAGCCAACTTCTGGGATACCACCTTTATCAACTGGGGAGCTCATCATGCCAGTGTTTACAACAATGGTGACGATATGCAACTTGTTTTAGATAAAAGTGCAG GATCAGGAATTGAAAGCAAGAAAGAGTACCTCTTTGGTAGCGTTGAAATGCAAATCAAACTAGTATCTGGGAATTCTGCAGGAACTGTCACCGCTTACTAT CTTTCTTCCAAGGGTGACAAGCACGACGAAATTGATTTTGAGTTCTTAGGTAATGTATCAGGAAAACCTTATATCATGCATACAAATGTCTTTGCTGAAGGAGTTGGAAACAAAGAACAGCAATTCTACCCTTGGTTTGATCCTACCACTGACTTCCACAATTACACCATTCACTGGAACCCAAGCGAGATTGT GTGGTTCATCGACAGTATTCCAATCCGTGTGTTCCGTAACTACGAGTTCTTGGGAATTAAATATCCAAACAAGCAGGGTATGAAGGCTTACAGCAGTTTATGGAATGCTGATGACTGGGCAACTAGAGGTGGGCTTGACAAAATAGATTGGAATAAGGCACCCTTCTCCGCTAGATTGCGAAAGTTCTCACCAAGGGCTTGCACTTGGTTTGGACAAGGCAGCATTAGCTACTGTAACTCAAAAGATAAGTGGTATACTTCTTCTGAATATAGCAGCCTGAATGAGGCTCAGAAAGGTCAGATGAAATGGGTTAGAGACAAGTATATGATCTATGACTACTGCAAGGATGGTAAAAGGTTCAATTGGAACGTGCCCCGCGAGTGTTTTTTGCAACAGTCTTAA
- the LOC113348220 gene encoding aldehyde oxidase GLOX1-like codes for MEVLSRSLILVFLLIGFGFSKPVVSLPFGLGDLFGGGFGGGFNDGGDDARVAEELYTENNDFDTNYPGSWELASENSGVSSMHIQLLPNNKAIMFDATVFGETKVRLPGKCRPIPNTKGLMDCTAHAVEFDIETSEIRPLTVMTDTWCSSGGMAPDGTLINTGGWDEGGRAIRYMKACENCDFTEYPVALTGMRWYATQTMLADGSFIVVGGRRMFNYEFVPRPGVNNVKNYDLPLLRETTDLAENNLYPFVHLSTDGNLFIFANTRSILLDPRTQKVIREFPVLPDGSRNYPASGMSALLPIKLHGENADVIPTEVMVCGGGDPNGFDLAFKGTFSPASSSCGRIQITKPNAAWKMEKMPSPRVMGDMLNLPNGELLIINGAKKGVSGWEFADEPNLTPVIYKPMKPKDERFIELRPTTIARMYHSTSAVLPDGKVLVAGSNTHDVYKFNEKFPTELRVEKFWPPYLDPMLNAKRPEITSVLNAQKFQYGEEFTLRIRLRQLPVLGKKDIKVTIYAPPFTTHGYSMNQRLVVLATKKVEPVFPGVFEISTLSPPYGAVAPPGYYLLFVNYRGVPSKGVWIQIGA; via the exons ATGGAAGTTTTATCAAGATCCTTGATACTTGTCTTTCTTTTAATAGGTTTTGGATTCTCCAAACCTGTAGTTTCATTACCTTTTGGTTTGGGTGATTTATTTGGTGGTGGTTTCGGTGGCGGTTTCAATGATGGTGGTGATGACGCTCGTGTTGCAGAAGAACTATATACAGAAAATAATGACTTTGATACAAATTATCCAGGTTCATGGGAACTTGCTTCTGAAAATTCAGGTGTTTCGTCCATGCATATACAATTGCTTCCTAATAACAAAGCTATCATGTTCGACGCTACCGTTTTCGGTGAAACTAAAGTCCGACTGCCTGGCAAATGTCGACCAATTCCTAACACAAAAGGATTAATGGATTGTACCGCTCATGCTGTTGAATTCGATATAGAAACTTCTGAGATCCGACCACTTACG GTCATGACCGATACATGGTGTTCATCGGGTGGTATGGCTCCGGATGGGACTCTGATCAATACAGGTGGTTGGGATGAGGGGGGTAGAGCTATAAGATACATGAAAGCATGTGAAAACTGTGACTTTACAGAATATCCTGTTGCGCTAACCGGGATGAGATG GTATGCTACTCAAACAATGCTAGCAGATGGTAGCTTCATTGTAGTTGGTGGTCGACGTATGTTTAACTATGAATTTGTACCAAGGCCAGGAGTAAATAATGTCAAGAATTACGACCTCCCGTTGCTCCGTGAGACAACAGATCTCGCCGAGAACAATCTTTATCCTTTTGTTCATCTCTCCACAGACGGAAACCTCTTCATTTTTGCTAACACTCGATCGATTCTGCTCGATCCTAGAACCCAGAAAGTCATTCGTGAATTCCCCGTCTTACCTGACGGATCTAGAAACTACCCAGCCTCTGGAATGTCAGCTCTTCTCCCAATCAAACTGCACggagaaaatgctgatgtgatcCCAACTGAAGTAATGGTTTGCGGTGGTGGAGATCCTAATGGGTTCGATTTGGCTTTTAAGGGAACTTTCTCGCCTGCATCGTCAAGCTGTGGAAGAATTCAAATAACAAAGCCTAATGCTGCATGGAAAATGGAAAAAATGCCATCACCAAGAGTAATGGGAGATATGTTGAACCTTCCAAATGGAGAACTCCTTATTATCAATGGTGCGAAGAAAGGTGTATCCGGATGGGAATTTGCTGACGAACCTAATCTCACGCCAGTTATTTATAAACCAATGAAGCCTAAGGATGAGAGGTTCATCGAACTTCGACCAACAACTATTGCACGCATGTATCATTCAACATCGGCTGTACTACCTGATGGTAAAGTTCTAGTTGCCGGAAGTAATACACACGATGTCTACAAGTTCAACGAGAAATTCCCAACTGAACTTCGGGTTGAGAAATTCTGGCCACCATACTTGGACCCAATGCTCAACGCCAAACGACCAGAGATTACCTCAGTGTTGAACGCTCAGAAGTTCCAGTATGGAGAggaatttacattgaggattagATTGCGTCAATTGCCAGTACTTGGTAAGAAAGACATTAAAGTGACAATATATGCTCCACCATTTACAACTCATGGATATTCAATGAACcaaagacttgtagttttggctACAAAGAAGGTCGAACCAGTGTTTCCAGGAGTTTTTGAGATCTCAACTTTGTCACCACCCTATGGTGCAGTTGCTCCACCAGGTTATTATCTTCTTTTTGTCAATTATCGTGGAGTTCCAAGTAAAGGAGTTTGGATTCAAATTGGAGCTTAG